A single genomic interval of halophilic archaeon DL31 harbors:
- a CDS encoding hypothetical protein (KEGG: hbo:Hbor_23100 hypothetical protein), whose amino-acid sequence MTSTLAPGTSLLFTLTEANAETGTTSQATVQADGTATVPFSFFTFDAEQAYTITVSAEGTAALNQSWSGETVAQQTATTTATATQETTTATDGRNAAESTETTSTDGPGFGAVVAVLALAGAALLAGRHD is encoded by the coding sequence GTGACCTCGACGCTCGCGCCGGGCACCTCGCTGCTGTTCACGCTGACCGAGGCCAACGCCGAGACCGGCACGACCTCGCAGGCGACCGTGCAGGCCGACGGCACCGCGACGGTCCCGTTCTCCTTCTTCACGTTCGACGCCGAGCAGGCCTACACCATCACCGTCTCCGCCGAGGGGACGGCCGCGCTGAACCAGTCCTGGAGCGGCGAGACCGTGGCCCAGCAGACGGCCACCACCACCGCCACCGCGACACAGGAAACCACGACGGCGACTGACGGCAGGAACGCCGCTGAGTCTACCGAAACGACGAGCACGGATGGCCCCGGCTTCGGTGCCGTCGTCGCGGTGCTCGCACTCGCTGGCGCCGCGCTGCTGGCCGGCCGCCACGACTGA
- a CDS encoding Deoxyribodipyrimidine photo-lyase (KEGG: hvo:HVO_2911 deoxyribodipyrimidine photolyase~PFAM: DNA photolyase, FAD-binding/Cryptochrome, C-terminal; DNA photolyase, N-terminal) has product MTLFWHRRDLRVSDNRGLAAAAEDGPVLPVFVFDDEVLTHGSDVRVRFMLDALAALREQYRERGSDLVVAQGDPATVLPALAAAADAESIHWNEDYSMLSRERDARVRLALERADVARESHHDGQLHEPGTIRTNQGDPYSVYTYFWKKWRDREKPDPFPAPEPADLTDANELGVDTLTGTATDGEKLDSVLRAGLPTIEELGFTEPTAELREAGTEAARERLRTFREEAIFQYDSDRDYPAKDGSSRLSEQIRFGTIGLRELYAETEAAMREARSRDEGEEGSDAQDNVEAFQSQLAWREFYTQVLFFTPHVVTENYKSYEEGLEWREDEEALEAWKAGKTGYPIVDAGMRQLRAEAWMHNRLRMIVASFLTKDLLLDWREGYAHFREKLADHDTANDNGGWQWAASTGTDAQPYFRIFNPTTQGERYDADAEYIKEYVPELRDLEADEIHGWVDLSDEERAALAPEYPAPIVDHGARREEALAMFKRARGEDPQET; this is encoded by the coding sequence ATGACGCTGTTCTGGCACCGGCGGGACCTTCGCGTGAGCGACAACCGGGGGCTCGCCGCGGCCGCCGAGGACGGGCCAGTCCTCCCGGTGTTCGTCTTCGACGACGAGGTGCTTACCCATGGGAGCGACGTTCGGGTTCGGTTCATGCTCGACGCGCTGGCCGCCCTGCGCGAGCAGTACCGCGAGCGCGGGAGCGACCTCGTCGTTGCGCAGGGCGACCCCGCGACAGTGTTGCCCGCGCTTGCGGCGGCTGCCGACGCGGAGTCCATCCACTGGAACGAAGACTATTCGATGCTCTCGCGGGAGCGCGACGCGCGGGTCCGCCTCGCGCTCGAACGCGCGGATGTGGCCCGTGAGAGTCACCACGACGGCCAACTCCACGAACCGGGGACGATTCGGACGAACCAGGGCGACCCCTACTCAGTGTACACCTACTTCTGGAAGAAGTGGCGCGACCGTGAGAAGCCGGACCCGTTTCCAGCACCCGAGCCAGCGGACCTGACCGACGCCAACGAACTGGGCGTCGACACGCTCACCGGCACCGCCACTGATGGCGAAAAACTGGACTCGGTGCTCCGAGCGGGGCTTCCCACTATCGAGGAACTCGGCTTCACGGAGCCGACAGCCGAGCTTCGGGAGGCCGGGACCGAAGCCGCCCGGGAGCGACTCAGAACTTTCCGCGAGGAGGCAATTTTTCAGTACGATTCGGACCGCGACTACCCGGCCAAAGACGGCAGTTCGCGGCTCTCCGAGCAGATTCGGTTCGGCACCATCGGCCTGCGGGAACTGTACGCCGAGACCGAGGCGGCGATGCGGGAAGCCCGGTCCCGCGACGAAGGCGAGGAAGGGTCCGACGCCCAGGACAACGTCGAGGCGTTCCAGTCCCAGTTGGCCTGGCGGGAGTTCTACACCCAGGTGCTCTTTTTTACCCCCCACGTGGTGACGGAGAACTACAAATCGTACGAGGAGGGACTCGAGTGGCGCGAAGACGAAGAGGCACTCGAGGCCTGGAAAGCCGGGAAAACGGGCTACCCCATCGTCGACGCCGGGATGCGACAGCTTCGGGCGGAGGCGTGGATGCACAATCGCCTCCGGATGATCGTCGCCTCCTTCCTCACGAAGGACCTGCTGCTGGACTGGCGGGAGGGCTACGCACACTTCCGAGAGAAACTGGCCGACCACGACACCGCCAACGACAACGGCGGCTGGCAGTGGGCCGCCTCGACGGGGACCGACGCCCAACCGTACTTCCGTATCTTCAACCCCACAACACAGGGAGAACGCTACGACGCAGACGCGGAGTACATCAAAGAGTACGTCCCAGAACTCCGCGACCTCGAGGCCGACGAGATTCACGGCTGGGTGGACCTGAGCGACGAGGAACGTGCAGCGCTGGCTCCGGAGTATCCCGCCCCCATCGTCGACCACGGAGCGCGACGGGAGGAGGCACTAGCGATGTTCAAGCGGGCGCGGGGTGAGGACCCACAGGAGACGTAG
- a CDS encoding ThiJ/PfpI domain-containing protein (PFAM: ThiJ/PfpI~KEGG: hvo:HVO_2912 PfpI-ThiJ-DJ-1 superfamily protein): MTTAIDILLYEEFDELDAIGPFEVFQTAASAGADCSVSLVTHEHQERVTASHGLDVGVDGQLAAPGDADAPDILVVPGGGWSGEGEQGVRREYDSGDLPEEISAHHAAGTTIASVCTGAMLLERAGILRDGPAITHKSAIEDLEAAGVKVLDRRVIDTGQVITAGGVTSGLDLALHLVKREFGEAIADDVATVLEYEPSDEILVRRQR, from the coding sequence ATGACAACAGCTATCGATATCCTGCTTTACGAGGAGTTCGACGAACTCGACGCGATTGGGCCGTTCGAGGTGTTTCAGACCGCCGCGAGCGCCGGTGCGGACTGTTCGGTCTCGCTTGTCACCCACGAGCACCAAGAGCGAGTAACCGCCAGCCACGGCCTCGATGTTGGCGTCGACGGCCAGCTCGCGGCCCCTGGTGACGCCGACGCCCCAGATATCCTGGTGGTTCCCGGCGGGGGCTGGTCGGGCGAAGGCGAACAAGGCGTCCGGCGGGAGTACGACTCCGGGGACCTCCCCGAGGAGATTAGCGCTCACCACGCGGCGGGCACCACCATCGCCTCAGTCTGTACAGGTGCAATGTTGCTCGAACGAGCGGGAATTCTCCGCGATGGGCCGGCCATCACGCACAAATCCGCCATCGAGGACCTCGAAGCCGCGGGCGTGAAGGTCCTCGACCGCCGGGTGATAGACACCGGACAGGTCATCACGGCCGGCGGCGTCACCAGCGGGCTGGACCTCGCGCTTCACCTTGTCAAGCGAGAGTTCGGTGAAGCCATCGCCGATGACGTGGCGACGGTGCTCGAGTACGAACCGAGCGACGAAATCCTGGTTCGCCGCCAGCGGTAG
- a CDS encoding major facilitator superfamily MFS_1 (PFAM: Major facilitator superfamily MFS-1~KEGG: hvo:HVO_0075 MFS permease), translating into MSWRGISLVTGWQTTASLCFYTIFAATAFVRDTFGVSRAVTGLTVTAVMVGYTLLLFGTGAAADAFGERPLMVYGLLALAGGTALVGLAPTFPMLLLALIAVGLAYAAAMPATNRAAVVVAPEGREALAMNVKQVGVTVGSAIAALLVTRIAATRFGWQAGFLVAAGVAVVVAGVTAWRYEGKPGGGNLSFPDVRGLLDDPSYRGLVVSGLFLGAAVFTTTGYVVLHVTESVGAAAGVAGGVLATVQLTGSAGRLVGGEIADRLPGRPERGPAIVLTVQAALAAVGFLAVVAADSQAVSWAAFAFLGLFILGFPGVYYATMTALVDDDEVGAATAGGQTAINLGGLSAPPLFGLVVDATGYDTGWTLTAGLAAIAAVVVWVMILRE; encoded by the coding sequence ATGTCGTGGCGCGGTATCTCGCTCGTGACGGGCTGGCAGACCACCGCCAGCCTCTGTTTTTACACGATATTCGCCGCCACCGCGTTCGTCCGCGACACCTTCGGCGTCTCCCGTGCGGTGACCGGCCTCACCGTGACCGCGGTGATGGTGGGATACACGCTCTTGCTGTTCGGGACGGGCGCCGCCGCCGACGCCTTCGGCGAGCGCCCGTTGATGGTCTACGGCCTCCTCGCGCTCGCGGGCGGGACCGCACTCGTTGGGTTGGCGCCGACGTTCCCGATGCTGCTGCTCGCACTCATCGCCGTCGGGCTGGCCTACGCAGCCGCGATGCCGGCCACCAACCGTGCAGCCGTCGTTGTCGCTCCCGAGGGCCGAGAGGCGCTGGCGATGAACGTCAAACAGGTCGGCGTCACCGTCGGCAGCGCCATCGCGGCACTGCTGGTCACCCGCATCGCTGCCACCCGCTTCGGCTGGCAAGCAGGCTTCCTCGTCGCCGCGGGGGTGGCTGTGGTCGTCGCCGGCGTGACCGCGTGGCGCTACGAGGGCAAACCCGGCGGCGGCAACCTCTCGTTCCCCGACGTTCGGGGGCTGCTCGACGACCCCTCCTACCGGGGGTTGGTCGTCTCCGGCCTCTTTCTTGGCGCGGCCGTCTTCACCACGACGGGCTACGTGGTGCTTCACGTTACCGAATCCGTTGGCGCCGCCGCTGGCGTCGCGGGTGGGGTTCTCGCGACGGTCCAACTCACGGGCAGCGCGGGCCGGCTGGTTGGTGGAGAAATCGCGGACCGCCTCCCGGGCCGTCCAGAACGCGGGCCTGCAATTGTCCTCACCGTGCAGGCCGCACTCGCCGCGGTTGGCTTCCTCGCCGTCGTCGCCGCCGACTCGCAGGCTGTCTCGTGGGCCGCGTTCGCCTTCCTGGGATTGTTCATCCTCGGCTTCCCCGGTGTCTACTACGCGACCATGACTGCACTCGTCGACGACGACGAGGTGGGCGCGGCGACCGCCGGCGGGCAGACCGCCATCAATCTCGGCGGCCTCTCGGCGCCGCCGCTGTTCGGGCTCGTCGTCGACGCCACCGGCTACGACACGGGATGGACGCTCACGGCGGGGCTGGCGGCCATCGCTGCCGTCGTGGTCTGGGTGATGATTCTGCGGGAGTGA
- a CDS encoding Manganese/iron superoxide dismutase (PFAM: Manganese/iron superoxide dismutase, C-terminal; Manganese/iron superoxide dismutase, N-terminal~KEGG: hvo:HVO_A0475 superoxide dismutase (Mn)) — MSDYELPPLPYEYDALEPSISEQVLTWHHDTHHQGYVNGWNSAEETLAENRESGEFDSSAAAIRNVTHNGSGHILHDLFWQNMGPNGGDEPSGALADRIAEDFGSYDAWKGEFEAAGGAAGGWALLVYDSYSNQLRNVVVDKHDQGALWGSHPILALDVWEHSYYYDYGPARGDFIDAFFEVVDWEESQARFEQATELFE; from the coding sequence ATGAGCGATTACGAACTTCCGCCGCTTCCATACGAGTATGACGCGCTCGAACCGTCCATCAGTGAACAGGTGCTGACCTGGCACCACGATACGCACCACCAGGGCTACGTGAACGGCTGGAACAGTGCAGAGGAGACCCTCGCGGAGAACCGCGAGTCGGGTGAGTTCGACTCCTCAGCCGCCGCCATCCGCAACGTGACCCACAACGGTTCGGGTCACATCCTCCACGACCTGTTCTGGCAGAACATGGGCCCCAACGGTGGCGACGAGCCCTCCGGGGCGCTCGCCGACCGAATCGCCGAGGACTTCGGCAGCTACGACGCCTGGAAGGGCGAGTTCGAGGCTGCTGGCGGCGCCGCCGGTGGCTGGGCGCTGCTGGTCTACGACAGCTACAGTAACCAGCTCCGCAACGTCGTGGTGGACAAGCACGACCAGGGCGCACTCTGGGGCAGCCACCCCATTCTCGCGCTGGACGTCTGGGAGCACTCCTACTACTACGACTACGGACCGGCCCGTGGCGACTTCATCGACGCGTTCTTCGAGGTTGTTGACTGGGAAGAGTCCCAAGCCCGCTTCGAGCAGGCAACGGAACTCTTCGAATAA
- a CDS encoding hypothetical protein (KEGG: nmg:Nmag_0458 hypothetical protein), giving the protein MPRAKADFGTLHPCDFYTPDELLEEEQMYTVYEIARMLQGLEPEAEIDEETEAVLLDWAVPWVMNNSAELVVAEPPADTDPGYYGLKRGTDLADD; this is encoded by the coding sequence ATGCCACGCGCCAAAGCCGACTTCGGGACGCTCCACCCCTGTGATTTCTACACACCCGATGAGCTCCTCGAAGAAGAGCAGATGTACACCGTCTACGAGATCGCCCGGATGCTGCAGGGGCTCGAACCCGAGGCTGAAATCGACGAGGAGACGGAAGCGGTGCTACTGGACTGGGCAGTGCCCTGGGTGATGAACAACTCAGCGGAGCTCGTCGTCGCGGAACCGCCCGCCGACACCGACCCGGGCTACTACGGGCTGAAACGCGGCACGGACCTCGCGGACGACTGA
- a CDS encoding Thymidylate synthase thyX (PFAM: Thymidylate synthase ThyX~TIGRFAM: Thymidylate synthase ThyX~HAMAP: Thymidylate synthase thyX~KEGG: hje:HacjB3_07690 thymidylate synthase ThyX) — protein sequence MTEHASFLSMHVEVLEATDDPEELICQAARNDYASQFVGDTEFEELMETVDGDDLEEKMGTLIGHLLSHGHYGPFEHAQITFAVEGMSRSCMAQLTRHRHVSFDVQSMRYVAFDDIDPAEVVDGGMVVMPPSADDPDWIGRNQKSGAVDEETVEKREVLFRSSVQRSVEEYQELLDLGMPPEDARFVLPIGTGVNVVMSLNVRTLMHVADMRAAADAQWEIRGLTEQLLDAAEEWCPITFEYYNEKMKNRKNRLAP from the coding sequence ATGACCGAGCACGCCTCCTTTCTCTCCATGCACGTCGAAGTTCTCGAAGCGACGGACGACCCGGAGGAACTGATCTGCCAAGCCGCCCGAAACGATTACGCTTCCCAGTTTGTCGGCGACACCGAGTTCGAGGAACTGATGGAGACCGTTGACGGCGACGACCTCGAGGAGAAGATGGGGACGCTCATCGGCCACCTGCTGAGTCACGGCCACTACGGCCCCTTCGAGCACGCCCAGATTACCTTCGCCGTCGAGGGGATGTCCCGGTCGTGTATGGCCCAACTCACCCGCCACCGTCACGTCTCCTTCGACGTTCAGAGCATGCGCTACGTCGCCTTCGACGATATCGACCCCGCAGAGGTCGTCGACGGCGGCATGGTCGTGATGCCTCCCTCTGCGGACGATCCGGACTGGATCGGCCGGAACCAGAAGAGCGGCGCCGTCGACGAGGAGACCGTCGAGAAGCGCGAGGTGCTCTTCCGGAGTTCGGTCCAGCGCTCCGTCGAGGAGTATCAGGAGCTGCTGGACCTCGGGATGCCGCCCGAGGACGCGCGGTTTGTCCTTCCGATTGGGACGGGAGTGAACGTTGTGATGAGCCTGAACGTGCGGACCCTGATGCACGTCGCGGACATGCGCGCGGCCGCCGACGCCCAGTGGGAGATTCGCGGACTGACCGAACAGCTGCTCGACGCCGCCGAGGAATGGTGCCCAATCACCTTCGAATACTACAATGAGAAGATGAAAAACCGAAAGAATCGCCTCGCGCCCTGA
- a CDS encoding Glyoxalase/bleomycin resistance protein/dioxygenase (PFAM: Glyoxalase/bleomycin resistance protein/dioxygenase~KEGG: hvo:HVO_2662 dioxgenase) — protein MSDPTPTPGLHHVTCIAGDPQQNIDFWVETLGLRLVKQSVNQDDPSTYHFFFADAEGTPGTSMTFFPHANAGQGKVGSGQVSRTAFRVPEGTLDYWESRFDEYGVEYDERIERFGETVLQFEDPDGLPVELVEVEVSEDDPTVPWTEFVPEEHAIRGFHSVTLWLADPEPTHELLEKMGLENVGTEQAQGDTPGDQRTRFEASGPVGKYVDVLPTVSGGRQGAGTVHHVAFQTPTDEEQEAMRTMVSREGLRPSGQIDRHWFRSVYFREHSGVLFELATKEPGYTTDEPLEDLGGHLVLPGKFESRREQIEAGLPDVTVPEPETAEADD, from the coding sequence ATGAGCGACCCAACCCCCACGCCGGGGCTCCATCACGTGACTTGTATCGCGGGCGACCCACAGCAGAACATCGACTTCTGGGTCGAGACGCTCGGCCTTCGGCTGGTCAAGCAGTCCGTCAATCAGGACGACCCGAGCACCTACCACTTCTTCTTCGCCGACGCGGAGGGAACGCCTGGGACGAGCATGACGTTCTTCCCGCACGCGAACGCCGGTCAAGGAAAAGTCGGCTCCGGGCAGGTCTCCCGAACGGCCTTCCGCGTTCCCGAGGGAACTTTGGACTACTGGGAGTCCCGGTTCGACGAGTACGGCGTCGAGTACGACGAGCGCATCGAGCGCTTCGGCGAGACCGTCCTCCAGTTCGAGGACCCCGACGGTCTCCCAGTCGAACTGGTGGAAGTCGAGGTGTCAGAGGACGACCCGACGGTGCCGTGGACCGAGTTCGTCCCCGAAGAACACGCGATCCGCGGCTTCCACTCCGTAACGCTTTGGCTGGCCGATCCCGAGCCGACCCACGAACTCCTCGAGAAGATGGGACTCGAGAACGTTGGCACCGAGCAGGCACAGGGTGACACTCCCGGCGACCAGCGAACGCGGTTCGAAGCGAGCGGACCGGTCGGGAAGTACGTCGACGTGCTCCCCACGGTCAGCGGCGGCCGGCAGGGCGCTGGTACGGTCCATCACGTTGCGTTCCAGACGCCGACCGACGAGGAACAGGAGGCGATGCGGACGATGGTCAGCCGCGAGGGGCTGCGTCCCAGTGGCCAGATCGATCGCCACTGGTTCCGCTCGGTCTACTTCCGTGAACACAGCGGCGTACTCTTCGAGCTCGCGACGAAGGAGCCGGGGTACACCACCGATGAGCCACTCGAGGACCTCGGCGGTCACCTCGTGCTCCCGGGCAAGTTTGAGTCCCGACGCGAGCAGATCGAGGCCGGCCTGCCCGACGTGACGGTTCCAGAGCCCGAAACCGCAGAAGCCGACGACTGA
- a CDS encoding nuclease (SNase domain-containing protein) (KEGG: hvo:HVO_1477 endonuclease~PFAM: Staphylococcal nuclease (SNase-like)~SMART: Staphylococcal nuclease (SNase-like)), with product MRRLALVLLVLLAGCASAVPVTDAPANGTDTAAPGVDTTARTVDAPPSATPKEGALTAEVVEVVDGDTMKVVFENGSRETIRLLGVDTPEVHTENSPDEFEGVPETEAGRNCLRKWGEQASSVAKERLLGETVTLSFDANEPRRGYYGRLLVYLHVDGGSFNYALITNGLARVYDSQFEYRDRYDTAESAAMDANVGLWACREGGAGSTPTATGTELIADGGIPLRISEIHADAEGDDRENLNDEYVVLKNTGDEQLDLSRFTVTDEADKRYTFPDGTTLAAGETLTLHTGSGTDGDGDYYWSAGSPVWNNGGDTVTVRTASGELVAEKSY from the coding sequence ATGCGACGCCTCGCTCTCGTGCTGCTCGTCCTCCTCGCCGGCTGTGCCAGCGCTGTCCCGGTGACGGACGCACCGGCGAACGGCACCGATACTGCCGCGCCTGGGGTCGACACCACCGCTCGCACCGTCGACGCCCCGCCCTCCGCGACACCGAAGGAAGGAGCGCTCACTGCAGAAGTCGTCGAAGTCGTCGACGGCGATACGATGAAGGTGGTGTTCGAGAACGGGAGCCGTGAGACAATCCGCCTGCTCGGCGTCGACACGCCGGAAGTCCACACCGAGAACAGTCCCGACGAGTTCGAGGGAGTCCCCGAGACGGAGGCGGGACGGAACTGCCTCCGAAAATGGGGCGAACAGGCCAGTTCCGTTGCGAAGGAGCGCCTGCTCGGGGAGACGGTCACGCTGAGTTTCGACGCAAACGAGCCACGGCGAGGCTACTACGGCCGGCTCCTGGTCTACCTCCACGTCGACGGCGGCTCGTTCAACTACGCGCTCATCACCAACGGCCTCGCACGAGTCTACGACTCCCAGTTCGAGTACCGTGACCGGTACGACACCGCGGAGTCGGCCGCGATGGATGCAAATGTCGGGCTCTGGGCCTGCCGTGAGGGTGGAGCGGGGTCGACGCCGACAGCCACCGGAACCGAGCTCATCGCTGACGGCGGCATTCCGCTGCGCATCAGCGAAATCCACGCCGATGCCGAGGGTGACGACCGGGAGAACCTCAACGACGAGTACGTCGTTCTGAAGAACACCGGCGACGAGCAACTGGACCTCTCGAGGTTCACTGTGACCGACGAGGCTGACAAACGGTACACGTTCCCCGACGGGACCACGCTCGCTGCGGGCGAGACACTCACGCTCCACACGGGAAGCGGGACGGATGGCGATGGCGACTACTACTGGAGCGCGGGCAGCCCTGTGTGGAACAACGGCGGCGACACCGTGACTGTTCGGACTGCGAGCGGTGAACTGGTCGCCGAGAAATCGTACTGA